One region of Mycobacteriales bacterium genomic DNA includes:
- a CDS encoding DUF559 domain-containing protein yields MGWEAVLRQGEKVARYADLVDAGLSMSTLRSRVRSGRWQRVLPGVLVAHSGPMSARQRWRAGLAYAGPGAVLSYRSAAHLHGLRIVERDVEVTVPHGCRRPPSGFVVVHQALVPVVCVVRVGLPCTDAARTLVDVACRLPLRGDVRAMVSDAVQRRLVDVDDLRAQVDSAPPNGSRWLRLTLDEVVAGARSAGEAEFLQLIRRARLPEPEWNATVHTASGSYVVDALWRKQRVGGEVDGMAWHLDAASWEQDLRRQNHIHAAGFTLLRFPVRRLRDDPLGVIDDLRAALCVPQPPPHLP; encoded by the coding sequence GTGGGCTGGGAGGCGGTGCTGCGGCAGGGGGAGAAGGTCGCGCGCTATGCCGACCTGGTCGATGCCGGCCTCAGCATGAGCACGTTGCGGTCGCGGGTGCGTTCCGGTCGCTGGCAGCGGGTGTTGCCCGGTGTCCTCGTCGCGCACTCGGGACCCATGTCGGCGCGGCAGCGGTGGCGGGCGGGACTTGCGTACGCCGGGCCGGGTGCCGTGTTGAGCTACCGCAGCGCGGCGCACCTGCACGGACTACGGATCGTCGAACGAGACGTAGAGGTGACGGTGCCGCATGGTTGTCGTCGTCCACCGAGCGGATTCGTCGTCGTGCACCAGGCGTTGGTCCCGGTTGTCTGCGTCGTGCGGGTAGGGCTGCCGTGCACCGATGCCGCGCGAACGTTGGTCGACGTCGCCTGCCGACTGCCCCTTCGTGGTGACGTGCGCGCCATGGTGTCCGACGCGGTGCAACGCCGTCTCGTCGACGTGGACGACCTGCGCGCGCAGGTCGATTCCGCCCCACCCAACGGATCGCGCTGGCTCCGGCTCACTCTCGACGAGGTCGTGGCCGGCGCCAGGTCGGCGGGTGAAGCCGAGTTTCTCCAGCTGATACGCCGCGCTCGGCTACCCGAGCCGGAGTGGAACGCCACAGTACACACTGCTTCCGGCAGCTACGTCGTCGATGCGTTGTGGCGGAAGCAACGGGTCGGTGGCGAGGTGGACGGCATGGCGTGGCACCTCGACGCGGCGTCCTGGGAACAGGATCTGCGGCGGCAGAACCACATTCACGCGGCCGGTTTCACGCTGCTCCGGTTTCCGGTACGACGGCTGCGGGACGATCCGCTCGGTGTGATCGACGACCTCCGCGCTGCCCTCTGTGTGCCGCAGCCGCCGCCCCATCTCCCATGA